One Orrella dioscoreae genomic window carries:
- a CDS encoding tripartite tricarboxylate transporter substrate binding protein BugE, translating to MFARATLAAGVLALAGAAQAEFPDHSIRLIVPFAASGTTDLAARLVAEFAGRELGQTIVVENRAGAGGSLGMEQVARAAADGYTLGMATMSTHGTNPVVYAGRLRYDPIKDFAPVSNVATVPSVFAVHPSVPAKTMQEFIALAKAEPGKYTYASPGTGSLGNANVEHFAALAGIQLLHIPYKGGGPAMNDAIAGQVNAITDNLPSALAHIRAGRLRALAVLGEQRSPMLPDVPTYVELGYPQMGGGGWFGIVAPAGTPKDVVARLNSAIHAAMKQPEFITKMEEAGATLIPGTPERFGEQIGEAIQRYQRAAKIAKFQVE from the coding sequence ATGTTCGCCCGCGCCACCCTGGCCGCCGGCGTGCTGGCCCTTGCCGGGGCGGCGCAAGCCGAATTCCCCGATCATTCCATCCGCCTGATCGTTCCCTTCGCCGCCAGCGGCACGACCGACCTGGCCGCGCGCCTGGTGGCCGAGTTCGCCGGCCGCGAACTGGGCCAGACCATCGTGGTGGAGAACCGCGCCGGCGCCGGCGGCTCGCTGGGCATGGAGCAGGTGGCGCGCGCCGCGGCTGACGGCTATACCCTGGGCATGGCGACCATGAGCACGCACGGCACCAACCCCGTGGTGTACGCGGGCCGCCTGCGCTACGACCCCATCAAGGACTTCGCGCCCGTCAGCAACGTGGCGACGGTGCCCAGCGTCTTCGCCGTGCACCCCAGCGTGCCCGCCAAGACCATGCAGGAATTCATCGCGTTGGCCAAGGCCGAGCCGGGGAAATACACCTATGCGAGCCCGGGCACGGGGTCGCTGGGCAATGCCAACGTCGAGCACTTCGCCGCGCTGGCCGGCATCCAGCTGTTGCACATCCCGTACAAGGGCGGTGGCCCCGCCATGAACGATGCCATCGCCGGGCAGGTCAACGCCATCACCGACAACCTGCCGTCGGCGCTGGCCCATATCCGCGCCGGCCGCCTGCGCGCGCTCGCCGTGCTGGGCGAGCAGCGTTCGCCCATGCTGCCCGACGTGCCCACCTATGTGGAACTGGGCTACCCGCAGATGGGCGGTGGCGGCTGGTTCGGCATCGTCGCGCCCGCCGGCACGCCCAAGGACGTCGTGGCCAGGCTCAACAGCGCCATCCACGCCGCCATGAAGCAGCCCGAGTTCATCACCAAGATGGAAGAGGCCGGCGCCACGCTGATTCCCGGCACGCCCGAGCGTTTTGGCGAGCAGATCGGCGAGGCCATCCAGCGCTACCAGCGCGCCGCCAAGATCGCCAAGTTCCAGGTGGAGTGA
- a CDS encoding pyridoxal phosphate-dependent aminotransferase, whose product MTVRLSRRVTRMQPSASIAAKQRVTELQAQGKEIIDFTIGEPDMDTPAHIVQGAIDAMRGGDTHYTPTAGVAPLRQAIADKLRRDAGHDYTAAQVIVGSGAKQLINESFAATLDDGDEVIVPAPYWVSYPDIVTLYDGVPVVVPTTAANDFKLTPQALAAALTPRTRWVVLNAPGNPGGAIYTRDELRALADVLAGHPEVMVMTDDIYEYLAYDQHRHVNLVAAAPELAARTLLINGFSKSYAMTGWRIGYAAGPQALINAMGKLIGQSTTCVSSIAQAGALTALKGDQEFIEETRQVYEHRRDVMHKAVSAIPGVDCRLPQGAFYLFPSVQALLGKRTPGGQVVADDRDLVMYLLDEAGVAVMDGSAYGMPGHLRLSFATSLQTIERGCARMAQACARLA is encoded by the coding sequence ATGACGGTCAGACTGTCCCGCCGCGTCACCCGCATGCAACCATCGGCCAGCATCGCGGCCAAGCAACGCGTCACCGAGCTGCAGGCGCAGGGAAAGGAAATCATCGACTTCACCATCGGTGAACCCGATATGGACACCCCCGCGCACATCGTGCAGGGCGCCATCGACGCCATGCGTGGCGGCGACACCCACTACACCCCCACCGCGGGCGTCGCGCCGCTGCGCCAGGCCATCGCCGACAAGCTGCGCCGCGACGCCGGCCACGACTACACGGCCGCGCAGGTCATCGTCGGCTCGGGCGCCAAGCAACTCATCAACGAATCCTTCGCCGCCACGCTGGACGACGGCGACGAGGTGATCGTCCCGGCGCCCTACTGGGTCTCTTACCCGGACATCGTCACGCTCTATGACGGCGTGCCCGTCGTCGTGCCCACCACTGCTGCCAATGACTTCAAGCTCACGCCGCAGGCGCTGGCCGCGGCCCTGACGCCGCGCACCCGCTGGGTCGTGCTGAACGCGCCCGGCAATCCGGGCGGCGCCATCTATACCCGCGACGAACTGCGCGCGCTGGCCGACGTGCTGGCCGGGCACCCCGAGGTCATGGTCATGACCGACGACATCTATGAATACCTGGCCTACGACCAGCACCGGCATGTGAACCTGGTCGCGGCCGCGCCCGAACTGGCCGCACGCACGCTGCTCATCAATGGCTTCTCCAAGAGCTATGCCATGACCGGCTGGCGCATCGGCTACGCGGCCGGTCCGCAAGCGCTCATCAACGCCATGGGCAAGCTGATCGGCCAGAGCACCACTTGCGTAAGCTCGATCGCCCAGGCCGGCGCGCTGACGGCGCTCAAGGGCGACCAGGAATTCATCGAGGAAACCCGGCAGGTCTACGAGCACCGCCGCGACGTCATGCACAAGGCCGTCAGCGCCATTCCCGGCGTGGACTGCCGCCTGCCGCAAGGCGCGTTCTATCTCTTCCCCTCGGTGCAGGCGCTGCTGGGCAAGCGCACGCCCGGCGGGCAGGTCGTGGCCGATGACCGCGACCTGGTCATGTACCTGCTGGACGAAGCCGGCGTCGCGGTGATGGATGGCAGCGCCTATGGCATGCCGGGCCACCTGCGGCTGTCCTTCGCCACCTCGCTGCAGACCATCGAGCGCGGCTGCGCGCGCATGGCGCAGGCCTGCGCCCGTCTCGCCTGA
- a CDS encoding LamB/YcsF family protein, with product MKTIDINSDLGEGYGRYRVADDEALMPRITSANIACGFHAGDPVIMRRTAELAVANGVRIGAHIGYPDVQGFGRRAVSFDAKELSALTLYQLGAMRAMADAAGGTLGHVNFHGALGNLSFADEDVARAVLQAVKDYDPTLKYVTLPFTAAARVAESLGLQTVNSFLADRAYTPEGLLASRKQPGAMVTDTARIRARVARLLSDGEIETVDGSVRKMPVDSILVHSDTAGALDIATAVREAIDAAGYAVRAF from the coding sequence ATGAAGACCATCGACATCAATTCGGACCTGGGCGAAGGCTATGGCCGCTACCGGGTTGCCGACGACGAAGCGCTGATGCCGCGCATCACGTCCGCCAACATCGCCTGCGGCTTCCATGCGGGTGATCCGGTCATCATGCGCCGCACGGCCGAACTGGCCGTGGCCAACGGCGTGCGCATCGGCGCGCACATCGGCTATCCCGACGTGCAGGGCTTCGGCCGGCGCGCGGTGAGCTTCGATGCCAAGGAACTGTCGGCGTTGACGCTCTATCAACTGGGCGCGATGCGGGCCATGGCCGACGCCGCGGGCGGGACGCTGGGCCACGTGAACTTCCACGGCGCGCTGGGCAACCTGAGTTTCGCCGACGAGGACGTGGCGCGCGCGGTGCTGCAGGCGGTGAAGGACTACGACCCGACGCTGAAGTACGTGACGCTGCCGTTCACGGCCGCGGCGCGCGTCGCGGAATCGCTGGGCCTGCAGACGGTGAACTCCTTCCTGGCCGACCGGGCCTATACCCCCGAGGGCCTGCTGGCGAGCCGCAAGCAGCCCGGCGCGATGGTGACCGACACGGCGCGGATCCGCGCGCGCGTGGCGCGGCTGCTGAGCGATGGCGAGATCGAGACCGTGGATGGGTCGGTGCGCAAGATGCCGGTGGATTCCATCCTGGTGCACAGCGATACCGCGGGCGCGCTGGACATCGCCACCGCCGTGCGCGAGGCCATCGACGCGGCGGGATATGCGGTGCGGGCGTTCTAG
- a CDS encoding TRAP transporter substrate-binding protein, translating to MNRISALLASACLGLAAQGAAHAATQWDLPLAWPADNYIVKSVEQYAAQVKEQTQGQVVITTHPAGALGFKGPEMLSAIRDGLVPIGDMLLNQQVGENLTLGLESQPYLIKDFEGLQDFSKRYRPLLDEIFAKNNQKILFSIPWPQQQIFTKKPIETIADMRGLRIRSSDKQSTEIFHAAGMVPVQLPWGEVVPSLAAGAIEAVGTSSPSAVDGSFWELLKYAYPIRQTWNTNLVSVNLDAWRSLSAEQQATLERLGREMEPRFWDTARQVDEAMIAKLTANGMIMGTVSDALREELSTRTVPIREAAIKRMDPKARAIVDAFEKR from the coding sequence ATGAACCGCATTTCCGCACTGCTTGCCTCCGCCTGCCTGGGCCTTGCCGCCCAGGGCGCCGCTCACGCCGCCACCCAGTGGGACCTGCCGCTGGCCTGGCCCGCCGACAACTACATCGTCAAGAGCGTCGAACAGTACGCGGCCCAGGTCAAGGAACAGACCCAGGGCCAGGTGGTGATCACCACCCACCCCGCGGGCGCGCTGGGCTTCAAGGGCCCCGAGATGCTGTCGGCCATCCGCGACGGCCTGGTGCCCATCGGCGACATGCTGCTCAACCAGCAGGTGGGCGAGAACCTGACGCTGGGTCTGGAATCGCAGCCCTACCTGATCAAGGACTTCGAGGGCCTGCAGGACTTCAGCAAGCGCTATCGTCCGCTGCTCGACGAGATCTTCGCGAAGAACAACCAGAAGATCCTGTTCTCCATCCCCTGGCCGCAACAGCAGATCTTCACCAAGAAACCCATCGAGACCATCGCGGACATGCGCGGCCTGCGCATCCGCTCGTCGGACAAGCAGTCCACCGAGATCTTCCACGCCGCGGGCATGGTGCCGGTGCAGCTGCCCTGGGGTGAAGTCGTGCCCTCGCTGGCGGCGGGCGCCATCGAAGCGGTGGGCACGTCCTCGCCCTCGGCGGTGGACGGCTCGTTCTGGGAACTGCTGAAGTATGCCTACCCCATCCGCCAGACCTGGAACACCAACCTGGTCAGCGTGAACCTGGACGCCTGGCGCAGCCTGAGCGCCGAGCAGCAGGCCACGCTCGAGCGCCTGGGCAGGGAAATGGAGCCCAGGTTCTGGGACACCGCCCGCCAGGTCGACGAAGCGATGATCGCCAAGCTGACCGCCAACGGCATGATCATGGGCACGGTCAGCGACGCTCTGCGCGAGGAACTGAGCACCCGCACGGTGCCCATCCGCGAAGCCGCCATCAAGCGCATGGACCCCAAGGCCCGGGCCATCGTCGACGCCTTCGAGAAGCGTTGA
- a CDS encoding 5-oxoprolinase subunit C family protein — MIEIVQAGFHTSVQDPGRHGLRSSGIGQSGAMDGWALRLVNALIGNAADAAAIEITLGRSAFRFQADTVFAIGGADGAAMLDGTALPNWWVRTARAGQVLRFGAPRSGVRTYLTVQGGIDVPAVMGSRATDTKGAFGGFEGRLLAKGDVLSARGAAPASQSPGFGLSVRRLDPYPELADGVPVIDILPATAWADFTDEAHGRLTGETWQVSPQSNRIGSRLEGPELVPRRVRELHSHGILPGVVQVPPSGQPIVQLCDGNTCGGYPVIATIIQPQLHLFAQLAPGARLRLRQTDMAGALAAQASQQARLAEIESIAGAARARAGLPGAAA; from the coding sequence ATGATCGAGATCGTGCAGGCCGGCTTTCATACGTCGGTGCAGGACCCGGGCCGCCATGGCCTGCGCAGCAGCGGCATCGGCCAGAGCGGCGCGATGGACGGCTGGGCGCTGCGCCTGGTCAATGCGCTCATCGGCAACGCGGCCGATGCCGCGGCCATCGAGATCACGCTGGGCCGCAGCGCCTTTCGCTTCCAGGCCGATACGGTCTTCGCGATAGGCGGCGCCGACGGCGCGGCCATGCTGGACGGCACCGCCTTGCCGAACTGGTGGGTGCGCACCGCGCGGGCGGGCCAGGTGCTGCGCTTCGGCGCGCCGCGCAGCGGCGTGCGCACTTACCTGACGGTGCAGGGCGGCATCGACGTGCCGGCGGTGATGGGGTCGCGCGCCACCGATACCAAGGGCGCTTTCGGCGGCTTCGAGGGGCGCCTGCTGGCCAAGGGCGATGTGTTGTCCGCACGCGGCGCGGCGCCGGCCAGCCAGTCGCCCGGCTTCGGACTGTCGGTGCGCAGGCTCGATCCCTATCCCGAATTGGCCGATGGCGTGCCGGTCATCGACATCCTGCCGGCCACGGCCTGGGCCGACTTCACGGATGAGGCGCATGGGCGCCTGACGGGAGAAACCTGGCAGGTGTCGCCGCAGAGCAACCGCATCGGCAGCCGCCTGGAAGGGCCCGAACTCGTGCCGCGGCGCGTGCGTGAGCTGCACTCGCATGGCATCCTGCCCGGCGTCGTCCAGGTGCCGCCGTCCGGCCAGCCCATCGTGCAGCTGTGCGATGGCAACACCTGCGGCGGTTATCCCGTCATCGCCACCATCATCCAGCCGCAACTGCACCTGTTCGCGCAGCTCGCGCCCGGTGCGCGCCTGCGCCTGCGCCAGACCGACATGGCGGGCGCGCTGGCCGCGCAGGCGTCGCAGCAGGCGCGCCTGGCGGAAATCGAATCCATTGCCGGCGCCGCACGGGCGCGCGCCGGCCTGCCTGGAGCAGCCGCATGA
- the pxpB gene encoding 5-oxoprolinase subunit PxpB has translation MAAAHASETDSDTAPPGYTRQGECALLFDPNPDGALDLVLQQRLWSLADTLKADAAVREVVLGMNNVLVVWREPVAALGPEAERLDALWRDSTPREGAGRVVEVPVSYGGPEAEDLAHAAEHAGLSPRDYAERHAAGDYVVYALGSQPGFGYLGGLPPELAVPRRRVPRPSVPSGAIMIGGGQAGIQSRTTPSGWHVIGMSTLQCFDARAEPPVLLAPGDRVRFQIKEIRA, from the coding sequence GTGGCTGCCGCTCACGCAAGCGAAACTGATTCGGACACCGCGCCGCCGGGCTACACCCGGCAGGGAGAGTGCGCGCTGCTGTTCGACCCCAACCCCGACGGCGCGCTGGACCTGGTCCTGCAGCAGCGCCTGTGGTCCCTGGCCGACACGCTGAAGGCCGATGCGGCCGTGCGCGAAGTGGTGCTGGGCATGAACAACGTGCTGGTCGTGTGGCGCGAGCCCGTGGCGGCATTGGGGCCTGAAGCCGAAAGGCTGGATGCGCTGTGGCGCGACAGCACGCCGCGCGAGGGCGCGGGGCGGGTCGTGGAGGTGCCGGTGTCCTATGGTGGCCCGGAGGCCGAGGACCTGGCGCATGCCGCCGAACACGCGGGCCTGTCGCCGCGTGACTATGCCGAGCGGCATGCGGCGGGCGACTACGTGGTCTATGCCCTGGGCAGCCAGCCCGGTTTCGGCTACCTGGGCGGCCTGCCGCCCGAGCTGGCCGTGCCACGCCGGCGCGTGCCGCGGCCCAGCGTGCCGTCGGGCGCCATCATGATCGGCGGCGGGCAGGCGGGCATCCAGTCGCGCACCACGCCGTCGGGTTGGCACGTCATCGGCATGAGCACGCTGCAGTGCTTCGACGCGCGCGCCGAGCCGCCCGTGCTGCTGGCGCCGGGGGACCGCGTCCGCTTCCAGATCAAGGAGATCCGGGCATGA
- a CDS encoding response regulator transcription factor, which translates to MGIPHRPGPVSGPVPGPVAEPALTPREREVFAYVAAGRANKVIAIELGISMRTVEIHRARIFRKFCVRNAAELARRLYGGASGPAWLLNEAALPYGREAYGFCEGPWCPWPRREP; encoded by the coding sequence ATGGGGATTCCGCACAGGCCGGGTCCGGTCTCGGGTCCGGTCCCGGGGCCGGTCGCCGAGCCCGCATTGACGCCACGCGAACGGGAGGTCTTCGCGTACGTGGCGGCTGGCAGGGCCAACAAGGTCATTGCGATCGAGCTGGGCATTTCGATGCGCACGGTGGAAATCCATCGTGCGCGCATCTTCCGGAAATTCTGCGTGCGCAACGCGGCCGAGCTGGCGCGCCGGCTGTACGGCGGGGCCAGCGGCCCGGCGTGGCTCTTGAACGAGGCGGCCTTGCCCTATGGCCGGGAGGCCTATGGCTTCTGCGAGGGACCGTGGTGTCCCTGGCCGCGCCGCGAGCCGTAA
- a CDS encoding LysR substrate-binding domain-containing protein, with protein MRIASPSMSELHAFVAAARTGSFTRAAEELCVTQGAISRAVARLEAHFGKPLMKRDAHRLELTETGRDLLAAVGEPLSAIELASAGLLRGRGHNELVLSSVPTLASVWLVPRMRDFAARHPEVQVRFVPYRKDEDFSGATPDAAILTGIGQRQWPGLDCTYLIGREVVPVCHPDRAARAQWQAPGDLGREPLLYHTTAPGNWTQWLRAAGAQPPALNLVSGFDQVSILIQAAIADMGVALVQRCLVREVVEQGRLVVPFDLPIELERGYFLCCPPGRSRQPALEKFRQWLLEMAETERASGR; from the coding sequence ATGCGCATCGCCTCGCCATCCATGTCGGAACTGCACGCCTTCGTGGCCGCCGCGCGCACGGGCAGCTTCACGCGCGCCGCGGAGGAACTGTGCGTGACCCAGGGCGCGATCAGCCGGGCCGTGGCGCGGCTGGAAGCGCACTTCGGCAAGCCGCTGATGAAGCGCGACGCGCATCGCCTGGAATTGACCGAGACCGGCCGCGACCTGCTGGCGGCGGTGGGCGAACCGCTGTCCGCCATCGAACTTGCCAGCGCGGGGCTCCTGCGTGGCCGCGGCCACAACGAACTGGTGCTCTCCAGCGTGCCCACGCTGGCCAGTGTCTGGCTGGTGCCGCGCATGCGCGACTTCGCCGCGCGCCATCCCGAGGTGCAGGTGCGCTTCGTGCCCTACCGCAAGGACGAGGATTTCTCGGGCGCCACCCCCGACGCCGCCATCCTGACCGGCATCGGCCAACGGCAATGGCCAGGACTGGATTGCACGTATCTCATCGGCCGCGAAGTCGTGCCTGTCTGCCATCCCGACCGCGCCGCCCGCGCCCAGTGGCAAGCGCCTGGCGACCTGGGGCGCGAGCCCCTGCTGTATCACACCACCGCGCCGGGCAACTGGACGCAGTGGTTGCGCGCCGCGGGCGCACAGCCGCCTGCGCTCAACCTGGTCAGCGGCTTCGACCAGGTCTCCATCCTCATCCAGGCCGCCATCGCCGACATGGGCGTGGCGCTGGTGCAGCGCTGCCTGGTTCGGGAAGTCGTCGAGCAGGGCCGCCTGGTCGTGCCCTTCGACCTTCCCATCGAACTCGAGCGCGGCTATTTCCTGTGCTGCCCGCCGGGCCGCAGCCGCCAGCCCGCGCTGGAGAAATTCCGGCAATGGCTGCTGGAGATGGCTGAGACGGAGCGTGCGTCAGGTCGCTGA
- a CDS encoding RraA family protein, translating to MSDTRPAVSGALLDRYRKVATSLISDNLQRLPGGVGIRPFHAVTGIMVGRALTVKTRPGDNATIHQALDQIQPGDVIVVDGGGDTSRALIGEIMSSIAQHRGAAGMIIDGAIRDSGAIAAGSFPVFARAAIHVGPYKSGPGHIGVPVSIGGMVVQPGDIIVGDEDGVVVVSPAEAETLIEAVEAQARKEDEILLSIREGRYVSAYSKAE from the coding sequence ATGTCCGATACCCGTCCTGCCGTCTCCGGCGCCCTGCTCGACCGCTACCGCAAGGTGGCCACTTCGCTCATCAGCGACAACCTGCAGCGCCTGCCAGGCGGCGTGGGCATCCGCCCCTTCCACGCCGTCACCGGCATCATGGTCGGCCGCGCGCTGACCGTGAAGACCCGGCCCGGCGACAACGCCACCATCCACCAGGCGCTGGACCAGATCCAGCCTGGCGACGTGATCGTGGTCGACGGCGGCGGCGACACCAGCCGCGCGCTGATCGGCGAGATCATGAGCAGCATCGCCCAGCACCGCGGTGCCGCCGGCATGATCATCGACGGCGCGATCCGCGACAGCGGCGCCATCGCTGCGGGCAGCTTCCCTGTCTTCGCGCGCGCGGCCATCCACGTGGGGCCCTACAAGAGCGGCCCCGGCCACATCGGCGTGCCGGTCAGCATCGGCGGCATGGTCGTGCAACCCGGCGACATCATCGTCGGCGATGAAGACGGCGTGGTCGTCGTCAGCCCGGCCGAAGCCGAGACGCTGATCGAGGCCGTCGAGGCCCAGGCGCGCAAGGAAGACGAGATCCTGCTCAGCATTCGCGAAGGGCGCTATGTCAGCGCCTACAGCAAGGCGGAATAA
- a CDS encoding LysR family transcriptional regulator → MLSLKQLEALHWIVELGTFERAAQRLSTTQSTVSKRIQDLEQATGLEVFDRSQRGARLTPKGEALLLMGRQILALSEQILDLQAGGSMPLRTLRLGVTELTAWTWLPKLVSALQARYPALVLEPEVELARVLYERLRDGQVDMIIIPDTFRNPDVMAVMLAEVENAWMAKPGVVRPSRPLTLQQLAGYPVLTQGKRSGSGMHFSRWLKSQGVEIPRMIASDSLNAMLGMTVAGLGVSYVPAACFRSLVDSGKLEELRVSPSLPPVPYTAMYMLDRPTSFIEEVADLAKSVCDFSRPFQA, encoded by the coding sequence ATGCTCTCGCTCAAACAGCTGGAAGCCTTGCACTGGATCGTCGAGCTGGGGACCTTCGAGCGTGCCGCGCAGCGGCTCAGCACGACGCAGTCCACGGTCTCGAAACGGATACAGGACCTGGAGCAGGCCACGGGCCTGGAAGTGTTCGACCGTTCCCAACGCGGCGCGCGGCTCACGCCCAAAGGCGAGGCGCTGCTGCTGATGGGGCGCCAGATCCTCGCCCTGTCGGAGCAGATCCTGGACCTGCAGGCCGGCGGCTCGATGCCCTTGCGGACCTTGCGCCTGGGCGTGACCGAACTGACGGCCTGGACGTGGCTGCCCAAGCTGGTCAGCGCCCTGCAGGCCCGCTATCCGGCGCTGGTGCTGGAGCCGGAGGTGGAGCTGGCGCGGGTGCTGTATGAACGACTGCGGGACGGGCAGGTCGACATGATCATCATCCCCGACACCTTCCGGAATCCGGACGTGATGGCGGTGATGCTGGCCGAGGTCGAGAACGCGTGGATGGCCAAGCCCGGCGTCGTGCGGCCTTCCCGGCCGCTGACCCTGCAGCAGCTGGCAGGCTATCCGGTGCTGACGCAGGGCAAGCGCTCGGGGTCGGGCATGCATTTCAGCCGCTGGCTGAAGTCGCAGGGGGTGGAGATCCCCCGCATGATCGCCAGCGACAGCCTGAACGCCATGCTGGGGATGACCGTGGCGGGCCTGGGCGTGAGCTACGTGCCCGCGGCGTGCTTCCGGTCGCTGGTGGACAGCGGCAAGCTGGAAGAGCTGCGTGTGTCGCCGTCGTTGCCGCCGGTGCCCTACACGGCGATGTACATGCTGGACCGGCCGACGTCCTTCATCGAGGAAGTGGCGGACCTGGCCAAGAGTGTGTGTGACTTTTCGAGGCCTTTCCAGGCCTGA
- a CDS encoding N-formylglutamate amidohydrolase, with amino-acid sequence MTERNPAYTLRGPEAAPIALVCDSPHSGVDYPADFGHAVDRQVLRAAEDTHVEALWQDVPAVGGTLLAAHFPRSYVDANRSEDDIDAALLAEPWPQPLSPSEKTRLGYGLIWRRVNAATPIYDRLLSLDEVQGRIARCYRPYHAALANAIEDTAARFGGVWHLNLHSMPNNAYERLQIQSAHPLADFVLGDRDGTTCEPAFVDLIERELKACGYSVARNDPYKGVQLIAKIGQPARKRNSLQIEIRRPVYMDEASRERSADFATVQRDLSGLLGKIAAYLREQAPVPASKA; translated from the coding sequence ATGACCGAACGCAATCCGGCCTATACCTTGCGTGGTCCCGAGGCCGCGCCCATCGCGCTGGTCTGCGACTCGCCGCACAGTGGCGTGGACTATCCGGCTGATTTCGGCCATGCGGTGGACCGCCAGGTGCTGCGCGCGGCCGAGGATACCCACGTCGAGGCCCTGTGGCAGGACGTGCCCGCGGTAGGCGGCACCCTGCTGGCCGCGCATTTCCCGCGCAGCTATGTCGATGCGAACCGCAGCGAGGACGATATCGACGCGGCGCTGCTGGCCGAACCCTGGCCCCAGCCCTTGTCGCCCAGCGAGAAGACGCGCCTGGGCTATGGCCTGATCTGGCGGCGGGTCAATGCCGCCACGCCGATCTATGACCGCCTGCTGTCGCTGGACGAGGTGCAAGGCCGCATCGCACGCTGCTATCGGCCCTACCACGCGGCGCTGGCGAACGCCATCGAGGACACGGCGGCGCGCTTCGGCGGCGTGTGGCATTTGAACCTGCACTCCATGCCGAACAATGCCTATGAACGCCTGCAGATCCAGAGCGCGCATCCGCTGGCCGATTTCGTGCTGGGCGACCGTGACGGCACGACCTGCGAGCCGGCCTTCGTCGACCTGATCGAGCGTGAACTCAAGGCTTGCGGCTATTCGGTGGCGCGCAATGATCCCTACAAGGGCGTGCAGCTGATCGCCAAGATCGGCCAGCCCGCGCGCAAGCGCAACAGCCTGCAGATCGAGATCCGCCGTCCCGTGTACATGGATGAAGCCAGCCGCGAGCGCAGCGCCGATTTCGCGACGGTGCAGCGTGATCTCTCGGGTTTGCTGGGCAAGATCGCGGCCTATCTGCGTGAACAGGCGCCCGTGCCTGCGTCCAAAGCCTGA